A single window of Flavobacterium sp. 140616W15 DNA harbors:
- a CDS encoding TonB-dependent receptor, with amino-acid sequence MSNQIVAQNVTVEGTVKDAAGMTLPGVNILEKGTKNGVSTDFDGHFKIKLINPKAILTFSFIGFKTKEVTAAGKNKLEIVLNEDANTLNEVVVVGYGTVKKGDLTGAVSTLSGNDVRKTPIANVAEALTGRIAGVQVVSSEGSPDSEIKIRIRGGGSLTQDSSPLIIVDGFPVNSMSDVSASDIETITTLKDASSTAIYGSRGANGVIIITTKGGKEGKIAVNLNMFYGMKKMANEIDVLDPEDFVKWQYEYALLAKGNADSYEKYFGAWQDYDIYKGMKGDNWQKQIYGRKGEVQSRDLGIRGGSDKINFNFNYAHYDEKAIMVGSDFKRDNLSLALKSKATDKIDLAFTMRYSNTKINGGGANEQNEVSSNDSRLKHAVGYSPLPMPGLTTDDTDEAVSGYLVNPFVAVADNDREQFRKNFNMLGSFSWKLTDKLVFKTDLGLDNYNYLDNRFYGRSTYYVANKPAATLQGMPALTMTDRKDVRFRNANTLNYDFKKSLGENHNLKILVGEESINYQRNDVNTVLQGFPKFFDFDQAKKLTSQAKPFSVDNYYFADDKLLSFFGRINYDYKDRYLFTATYRADGSSKFAKGNKWGYFPAAAVAWKISEESFLKEVSWLNSLKLRLSYGEAGNNNIPTGQTVQSLESTTSSWINGSDSYWAAPNVLTNPDLKWETTVTQNLGLDFDFFKSRVSGSFEVYKNVTHDLLINFLIPGSGYASQYRNMGETQNTGFEATLNVTAIQKKDYGLNFSFNIGVNKNRINSLGVMDSFNPSSTWNSAIDGDYLVKVGQPIGTMYGFKNDGRYEVSDFDYDGTKYTLKAGVTNSSGIVGTVQPGTMKLKDLNGDGVVTIADRAIIGNSNPKFSGGFVINGNAYGFDLSASFNYSVGNDVYNANKVEFTTSTPNGQYRNLSTDMADGSRWTNLNPSTGQLVTDPTELAALNANTTMWSPYMNRYVFNDWAVEDGSFLRLNTLTLGYTSPNSLISALGVSKLRFYLTATNVFLLTNYSGPDPEVSTRRKTPLTPGVDYSAYPGSRQLVFGLNLNF; translated from the coding sequence ATGAGCAATCAAATAGTTGCTCAGAATGTTACAGTTGAAGGTACTGTTAAAGATGCGGCGGGAATGACTCTTCCTGGTGTAAATATATTAGAAAAAGGGACAAAAAATGGTGTTTCTACTGACTTTGACGGGCACTTTAAAATTAAACTTATTAATCCAAAAGCAATATTAACTTTTTCGTTTATAGGGTTTAAAACCAAAGAAGTTACTGCAGCAGGAAAAAATAAATTAGAGATTGTATTAAATGAAGATGCTAATACTTTAAACGAAGTTGTTGTTGTGGGGTATGGTACAGTTAAAAAAGGGGATTTAACAGGAGCTGTTTCTACTTTATCAGGTAATGATGTGAGAAAGACACCTATTGCAAATGTAGCCGAAGCTCTTACAGGGCGTATAGCTGGAGTTCAGGTGGTATCTTCAGAAGGATCACCAGATTCTGAGATTAAAATTAGAATTCGTGGTGGAGGATCATTAACTCAGGATAGCTCACCGTTAATTATAGTAGATGGTTTTCCTGTAAATAGTATGAGTGATGTTTCGGCTTCAGATATAGAAACTATTACGACCTTAAAAGATGCATCATCTACAGCTATATACGGATCAAGAGGTGCAAATGGAGTTATTATTATAACTACTAAAGGAGGAAAAGAAGGGAAGATAGCAGTAAATCTGAATATGTTCTATGGTATGAAAAAGATGGCTAATGAAATAGATGTTCTGGATCCAGAAGATTTCGTAAAGTGGCAATATGAATATGCTTTGCTAGCAAAAGGAAATGCAGACTCTTATGAAAAATATTTTGGAGCATGGCAAGATTATGATATTTACAAAGGAATGAAAGGGGACAACTGGCAAAAGCAAATTTACGGGCGTAAAGGAGAAGTACAGAGTCGCGATTTAGGAATACGTGGTGGTTCGGATAAAATTAATTTTAATTTTAATTATGCACACTACGATGAGAAAGCGATAATGGTAGGTTCGGATTTTAAAAGAGACAACTTATCGCTTGCGTTAAAAAGTAAAGCAACTGATAAAATTGATTTAGCTTTTACAATGCGTTACTCTAATACAAAGATAAACGGTGGAGGAGCAAATGAGCAAAATGAAGTTTCATCGAATGATTCACGATTAAAGCATGCTGTGGGGTATTCTCCGCTTCCAATGCCAGGTTTAACAACAGATGATACAGATGAAGCTGTGTCAGGTTATTTAGTAAATCCTTTTGTAGCTGTGGCTGACAATGATCGCGAGCAGTTTAGAAAAAACTTCAATATGTTAGGGAGTTTTTCATGGAAACTAACAGATAAATTGGTTTTTAAAACTGATTTAGGATTAGATAATTATAACTATTTAGACAATCGTTTCTACGGGCGTTCTACTTATTACGTTGCTAATAAGCCTGCAGCTACTCTACAAGGGATGCCTGCGCTTACAATGACCGATCGTAAAGATGTTCGTTTTAGAAATGCAAATACATTAAATTATGATTTCAAAAAGTCATTAGGCGAAAATCATAATTTAAAAATCCTTGTGGGAGAAGAATCGATAAATTACCAAAGAAATGATGTAAATACTGTTTTGCAAGGTTTCCCGAAGTTTTTTGATTTCGATCAAGCAAAAAAGCTGACTTCACAGGCTAAGCCTTTCTCTGTAGATAATTATTATTTTGCGGATGATAAATTACTTTCATTTTTTGGACGTATAAATTACGATTATAAAGACCGTTACCTTTTTACAGCAACGTACCGTGCTGATGGTTCAAGTAAGTTTGCAAAAGGAAATAAATGGGGGTATTTTCCAGCAGCGGCGGTAGCTTGGAAAATTTCAGAAGAAAGCTTCTTGAAAGAAGTATCTTGGTTGAACTCACTTAAACTTAGATTAAGTTATGGAGAGGCTGGAAATAATAATATTCCAACTGGACAAACAGTACAAAGTTTAGAATCAACAACATCATCTTGGATAAATGGTTCAGATAGTTATTGGGCAGCTCCTAATGTATTGACTAATCCAGACTTAAAATGGGAGACAACTGTAACACAAAATTTAGGATTAGACTTTGACTTTTTCAAGAGTCGTGTAAGTGGTTCATTTGAAGTTTATAAAAATGTAACACATGATCTTTTAATAAACTTTCTTATACCAGGATCTGGCTATGCAAGTCAGTATAGAAATATGGGAGAGACTCAAAATACAGGTTTTGAGGCTACATTAAATGTTACAGCGATACAAAAAAAGGATTACGGCTTAAATTTCTCTTTTAATATAGGTGTAAATAAAAACCGTATTAATTCACTTGGAGTAATGGATAGTTTTAATCCATCAAGTACATGGAATTCAGCTATAGATGGAGATTATCTAGTAAAAGTAGGGCAACCAATAGGTACGATGTATGGCTTTAAGAATGATGGCCGTTATGAGGTATCTGATTTTGATTATGATGGAACAAAATATACTCTAAAAGCAGGAGTTACAAATAGTTCAGGAATTGTAGGAACGGTACAGCCAGGAACTATGAAATTAAAGGATTTAAATGGAGACGGAGTTGTTACAATAGCAGATCGTGCAATAATTGGTAATTCAAATCCGAAATTTAGCGGCGGATTTGTAATCAATGGTAATGCATATGGTTTTGATCTTTCAGCTTCATTTAACTACAGTGTAGGTAATGATGTTTATAATGCAAATAAAGTTGAATTTACTACTTCTACACCAAATGGGCAATATAGAAATTTAAGCACAGATATGGCTGATGGAAGCAGATGGACAAATTTAAATCCTTCTACAGGACAATTAGTAACTGATCCGACAGAATTAGCTGCTCTTAATGCTAACACTACAATGTGGTCACCGTATATGAATCGTTATGTTTTTAATGATTGGGCAGTTGAAGATGGTTCATTTTTAAGACTTAATACACTTACATTAGGGTATACATCACCAAATTCACTTATTTCAGCATTGGGAGTTTCAAAATTAAGATTTTACCTTACTGCTACTAATGTTTTTCTACTTACAAACTATTCAGGGCCAGATCCAGAGGTTTCTACAAGAAGAAAAACACCATTAACTCCGGGTGTAGATTATTCAGCATATCCGGGTAGCAGACAATTGGTTTTTGGTTTAAACCTTAATTTTTAA
- a CDS encoding glycoside hydrolase family 28 protein, whose protein sequence is MNFKKHTAMLINKSVLANTKYIYIVITALFLSCLTSSKLHAQKNPWKEMEEIIKKIPTTKFPDKNFNINEYGAVADGVTDNTLAFKKAIAACVANGGGKVVVPNGKYLTGAIHLDSNVNLFLDDNAEILFSTNPKDYPIVHTSFEGTEMMNYSPFIYAYNKTNVAVTGKGTLNGQSSTKNWWTWAGKGYGWEKGMPSQNDPLNRPTLVEMGEIGTPVSERIFGEGHYIRPNFLEFFECNTVLVKDVKIIDVPSWVIHPMKSRDVIVDGVTIISHGPNNDGCDPEYSQNVIIRNCTFNTGDDCIAIKSGRDGDGRRVGIPSKNIIVQNCKMIDGHGGVVMGSEISAGVSNVFVENCIMDSPNLDRAIRIKTNSKRGGLTENVYVRNIEVGTVAESVLRITMFYNIYGSQVGNFIPGIRNINLENIKVKNGGKYGILADGYEESPIENITLTNVTIEKVEKPYSLKHVKNLKFNNTYINGTKMKNIK, encoded by the coding sequence ATGAATTTTAAAAAACATACCGCAATGCTTATAAACAAATCAGTACTAGCGAATACTAAATATATTTATATAGTAATTACAGCTTTATTTTTATCGTGTCTGACTTCTTCAAAATTACATGCTCAAAAAAATCCTTGGAAGGAAATGGAAGAGATAATTAAAAAAATTCCTACTACAAAATTCCCTGATAAAAACTTTAACATAAATGAATATGGCGCAGTAGCTGATGGAGTTACAGATAACACCTTGGCGTTTAAAAAAGCCATTGCCGCTTGTGTAGCAAATGGCGGAGGGAAGGTAGTCGTTCCAAACGGAAAATACCTTACAGGAGCAATCCATTTAGATAGTAATGTGAATTTATTTCTGGATGATAATGCAGAGATTTTATTTAGCACAAATCCGAAAGATTATCCAATAGTTCACACTTCGTTTGAAGGTACAGAAATGATGAATTATTCTCCTTTTATATATGCCTACAACAAGACAAATGTTGCAGTTACAGGAAAAGGAACACTTAATGGGCAGTCTAGCACTAAAAATTGGTGGACATGGGCTGGTAAAGGATATGGGTGGGAAAAAGGAATGCCTAGCCAAAATGATCCACTGAATCGTCCGACTTTGGTCGAAATGGGAGAAATAGGAACTCCAGTATCTGAAAGAATTTTTGGAGAAGGACATTATATACGTCCGAACTTCTTAGAGTTTTTTGAATGTAATACCGTCTTAGTGAAAGATGTAAAAATTATCGATGTGCCTTCGTGGGTTATCCATCCAATGAAATCAAGAGATGTAATTGTAGATGGAGTAACTATTATAAGTCATGGTCCTAATAATGATGGTTGTGATCCAGAATATTCTCAAAATGTAATTATTAGAAATTGCACTTTTAATACTGGTGACGATTGTATTGCAATAAAATCAGGGCGTGATGGAGATGGAAGAAGAGTTGGGATCCCGAGTAAGAATATTATAGTTCAAAACTGCAAAATGATAGATGGTCATGGAGGAGTTGTAATGGGAAGTGAAATATCTGCTGGTGTAAGTAATGTTTTTGTAGAAAATTGCATTATGGATAGTCCAAATCTTGATAGAGCGATTAGAATCAAAACCAATTCAAAAAGAGGAGGGCTTACTGAAAATGTTTATGTAAGAAATATTGAAGTTGGAACAGTTGCAGAATCAGTATTAAGAATAACAATGTTTTATAATATTTATGGTAGCCAGGTAGGCAATTTTATTCCAGGAATACGAAACATAAATCTAGAAAATATTAAAGTGAAAAACGGAGGAAAATACGGTATTCTGGCAGACGGTTATGAAGAATCTCCTATAGAGAATATAACGCTAACGAATGTTACAATCGAAAAAGTAGAAAAGCCCTATTCGCTTAAACATGTAAAGAATTTAAAATTTAACAATACCTATATCAATGGTACTAAAATGAAAAACATAAAATAA